One window of Phycisphaeraceae bacterium genomic DNA carries:
- a CDS encoding tetratricopeptide repeat protein, giving the protein MTSDRRHEARRIFMELAYLPADKQSSALAQACAGDDSLRTEVETLLRADAQAGGFMDAPTSDVVAANQENATVAASSRERAGEHIGRYKLLEQIGEGGFGAVWAAEQREPVKRRVALKIIKLGMDTKQVIARFEAERQALAMMDHPNIAKVFDAGMTETGRPFFVMEYIKGVPILEYCDTEKLDTKSRLDLFMKVCHAIQHAHQKGIIHRDIKPNNVLVTMHDGVPVPKVIDFGIAKATNQELTEKTIYTQHRQMIGTPAYMSPEQAEMSGLDIDTRSDIYSLGVLLYELLTGTTPFDSTSLMEAGFAEMMRIIREETPHKPSTRLSSLGETGTRTAEQRRVDIARLSTILRGDLDWIVMKCLEKDRTRRYETANGLAADIERHLNDEPVLAGPPSASYRLRKFVRRNRGQVIAGGIVAGALVLGIFGTTWGLIESRTQAAIAQRRGDNLQQVVDFQSEQFSTVVPELMGADLRSAIIDAAPEDSRAQLKPMLSEIDFTGIGVDALRQHIFDPSAEKIEEQFSDQPLVRAQLYHALGERLLELGLLDPAEQAATRAVQIRTETLGASEPLTLDSTTLQADVLVLKGEFEDAERLFRQVEAHRRRVLGDEHPDTLKSIANVGHILHERSVLDEAETVLRTSVDAYRRVLGNQHEDTLATINWLAQVLRARGNYDEAEKFYLEALEGRRMALGDNHHSTIQSINNLGALYISLDRSNEAEDQFRRAYEAWSLVSGTRHPDTQAAYSNLGMSILYQAVDLKRGRVQGVDPGDDPDALLDESEGIFRAALEESRRTLGDAHPDTLRVMGGLALTLKARGQLDESAELQEHILKARRRILGDDHQNTLNTLGNLASIRHAQGRLEEAGSLYQAEYVARLRTVGDTHPFTLSVQVRIARVRESQGRLDEACEMWREIAETRQRSLGGDHPQTLSDLDDLAQILLKAENFDETAAVLEVLIERRRSQEEDSHLAFSNLTFLGSVHEKLGKFAEAEAAYREAFEGYRRIDGENSERALPPMIATGVALNALERYEESETFMREAIETASRVLGADHWRVSDARTILGAAIAGQRRFDEAELLLLAGHAALEASLPTDLRAEKLPPATQRLVDLYEAWDRPMDAEDWRKRVGASVDDD; this is encoded by the coding sequence ATGACCAGCGACAGACGACACGAAGCGCGACGGATATTCATGGAGCTTGCCTATCTGCCCGCTGATAAGCAGTCCTCGGCGCTTGCCCAAGCGTGCGCGGGAGACGACTCCCTCCGCACCGAGGTTGAGACGCTGCTCCGTGCCGATGCACAAGCGGGTGGCTTCATGGATGCGCCGACCAGCGATGTGGTCGCTGCCAACCAGGAGAACGCGACAGTTGCTGCGTCGTCACGCGAACGCGCGGGCGAACACATCGGACGATACAAACTGCTCGAGCAGATCGGCGAAGGCGGCTTCGGCGCGGTCTGGGCTGCGGAGCAGCGCGAGCCGGTCAAGCGCCGCGTGGCGCTGAAGATCATCAAGCTGGGCATGGACACAAAGCAGGTGATCGCAAGGTTCGAGGCCGAACGCCAGGCGCTTGCGATGATGGATCATCCCAACATCGCAAAGGTGTTCGACGCGGGCATGACCGAGACCGGCCGCCCCTTCTTCGTGATGGAGTACATCAAGGGCGTGCCCATACTTGAGTACTGCGACACGGAGAAGCTCGATACCAAGTCACGCCTTGATCTCTTCATGAAGGTGTGTCACGCGATCCAGCACGCCCACCAGAAAGGGATCATCCACCGCGACATCAAGCCGAACAACGTGCTGGTCACCATGCACGACGGTGTGCCTGTGCCAAAGGTGATTGACTTTGGTATCGCCAAAGCGACCAATCAGGAACTGACCGAGAAGACAATCTATACGCAGCACCGTCAGATGATCGGCACGCCCGCGTACATGAGCCCGGAGCAGGCGGAGATGTCGGGGCTTGATATCGACACACGAAGTGATATCTACTCGCTCGGCGTGCTGCTGTACGAACTGCTCACGGGCACGACTCCCTTCGACAGCACGTCGCTGATGGAAGCCGGCTTCGCCGAGATGATGCGCATCATCCGGGAGGAGACACCGCACAAGCCGTCGACACGACTGAGTTCACTGGGCGAGACCGGCACGCGCACCGCCGAGCAGCGTCGTGTTGATATTGCTAGGCTCAGCACGATCCTGCGCGGCGATCTCGACTGGATTGTGATGAAGTGCCTGGAGAAGGACCGCACGCGCCGGTACGAGACGGCCAACGGACTTGCGGCTGACATCGAGCGTCACCTGAACGACGAGCCCGTGCTCGCCGGTCCGCCGAGCGCAAGCTACAGACTCCGCAAGTTCGTGAGACGCAACAGGGGCCAGGTCATCGCGGGTGGCATCGTTGCTGGGGCGCTTGTGTTGGGCATCTTCGGTACGACATGGGGCCTCATCGAGTCTCGGACGCAAGCGGCAATTGCACAGCGACGCGGCGATAACCTGCAGCAGGTTGTCGACTTTCAATCCGAACAGTTCAGCACGGTTGTGCCGGAGCTTATGGGCGCTGATCTGCGCAGTGCGATTATCGACGCGGCACCGGAGGACTCTCGTGCGCAGCTGAAGCCGATGCTGAGCGAGATCGACTTCACCGGCATCGGTGTGGACGCGCTGCGGCAACACATCTTTGATCCCAGCGCAGAGAAGATTGAAGAACAGTTCTCTGACCAACCGCTCGTGCGCGCACAACTCTATCACGCACTCGGCGAGCGGCTGCTCGAGTTGGGTCTTCTCGATCCGGCCGAGCAAGCAGCCACACGAGCAGTTCAGATTCGAACCGAGACCCTCGGAGCATCTGAGCCGTTGACACTTGATTCCACGACCCTGCAGGCCGATGTGCTCGTCTTGAAGGGAGAGTTTGAAGACGCAGAACGTCTGTTCCGCCAAGTCGAGGCGCACCGGCGGCGCGTACTCGGTGATGAGCACCCGGACACCCTGAAATCCATCGCGAACGTCGGCCACATACTGCACGAACGCAGCGTGCTCGATGAAGCTGAGACGGTCCTCAGGACCAGCGTCGATGCCTATCGGCGAGTTCTCGGGAACCAGCACGAGGACACACTTGCCACGATCAACTGGCTCGCGCAGGTGCTCCGGGCTCGGGGGAACTACGACGAAGCCGAAAAGTTCTACCTTGAGGCCCTTGAGGGCCGCAGGATGGCACTCGGCGACAACCACCACTCCACCATTCAGTCGATCAACAACCTCGGGGCTCTGTACATCAGTCTCGATCGGAGCAACGAAGCCGAAGATCAGTTCAGGCGGGCATACGAGGCATGGAGTCTGGTCAGCGGCACGCGGCACCCGGACACGCAGGCAGCGTACAGCAACCTCGGCATGTCAATCCTCTATCAGGCGGTAGATCTAAAACGGGGGCGTGTCCAGGGCGTAGATCCCGGCGACGATCCCGACGCACTCCTCGATGAATCTGAGGGCATCTTCCGAGCGGCGCTTGAGGAGAGCCGCCGAACCCTCGGTGATGCGCACCCGGATACGCTGCGCGTCATGGGGGGGCTCGCGCTCACGCTCAAGGCAAGAGGGCAGCTCGACGAATCGGCGGAGCTCCAGGAGCACATCCTCAAGGCTCGGCGCCGCATTCTTGGCGACGACCATCAGAACACGCTCAACACATTGGGCAATCTGGCGAGTATCAGGCACGCGCAGGGTCGCCTCGAGGAAGCTGGCAGCCTCTATCAGGCAGAATACGTAGCCCGCCTCCGGACTGTGGGTGACACCCATCCGTTTACCCTCAGTGTCCAGGTGCGCATCGCCAGGGTCCGCGAGTCACAGGGACGGCTGGACGAGGCCTGCGAGATGTGGAGGGAGATCGCCGAGACACGCCAGCGCAGCCTCGGCGGCGACCACCCCCAGACACTCAGTGATCTCGACGACCTCGCTCAAATCCTCTTGAAGGCGGAGAACTTCGACGAAACCGCAGCCGTGCTCGAAGTTCTCATTGAGCGTCGTCGTTCGCAGGAGGAAGACAGTCACTTGGCCTTCTCGAATCTCACGTTCCTCGGTTCCGTACACGAGAAACTCGGGAAGTTCGCAGAGGCGGAGGCAGCCTACCGCGAAGCTTTCGAGGGGTACCGCCGGATCGACGGCGAGAACAGCGAGCGAGCGCTCCCACCGATGATCGCAACCGGCGTTGCGCTCAACGCCCTCGAACGATATGAAGAATCCGAAACGTTCATGCGGGAGGCAATCGAGACGGCCTCGCGTGTGCTTGGAGCCGATCACTGGCGCGTTTCCGACGCGCGGACCATTCTCGGTGCCGCGATCGCCGGACAGCGTCGATTTGATGAAGCCGAACTCCTTCTTCTTGCGGGCCACGCGGCGCTTGAGGCTTCTCTGCCCACAGACTTGCGAGCGGAAAAACTGCCGCCCGCAACGCAGCGACTGGTCGATCTGTATGAAGCATGGGATCGGCCCATGGACGCTGAAGATTGGCGTAAGCGGGTGGGCGCGTCAGTAGACGACGACTAA
- a CDS encoding sigma-70 family RNA polymerase sigma factor gives MRSSDDQPDVTMLMHAVADGDREAEAQLLPLVYHQLRRAAQQRMAGERNDHTLSATALVHEAYLKLVGPRDVPWEGRAHFYAAAAQAMRRILIDHARSRSVRSSDRKVRLEDIGDVGALAAADSEKILAVDAAVTRLEIDDPEAAAVVRLRFFAGLSVDQAADAIGVSPRTAARLWTYARAVLYRELTRHIEKEQA, from the coding sequence ATGCGATCCTCGGACGATCAACCCGATGTGACGATGCTGATGCACGCTGTTGCGGATGGCGACAGGGAAGCAGAGGCGCAGCTCCTGCCGCTGGTCTATCACCAGCTGCGCCGCGCTGCCCAGCAGCGGATGGCAGGCGAACGCAATGACCACACGCTGTCAGCCACGGCCCTCGTGCATGAAGCGTACCTCAAGCTTGTTGGTCCGCGCGATGTTCCCTGGGAAGGCCGCGCCCACTTCTACGCCGCTGCTGCTCAGGCGATGCGCCGAATCCTCATCGATCACGCCCGGTCGCGATCCGTGCGAAGCAGCGACCGCAAGGTCAGGCTCGAAGACATCGGAGACGTTGGTGCCCTCGCAGCCGCAGATTCTGAGAAAATCCTGGCAGTCGATGCGGCGGTCACACGCTTGGAGATCGACGACCCCGAGGCGGCAGCAGTTGTGCGGCTGCGGTTCTTCGCCGGCCTGAGCGTGGATCAGGCGGCGGATGCGATCGGAGTCTCGCCGCGTACGGCCGCTCGCCTGTGGACGTATGCACGCGCGGTGCTGTACCGAGAGTTAACCAGGCACATCGAGAAAGAACAGGCATGA
- a CDS encoding DUF1772 domain-containing protein, giving the protein MDDLVTILIRLAIVGTMVIGGSLFAFSTFIMAALKRLSDAEGIRAMQQINKTVFTPWFMVPFFGTALLSLCAVAFALMNTDQTWWLQLLGAGLLYAVGLFLVTVVGNVPLNEKLARMDADQSETAQFWQGYLVVWTRWNHLRSVASIGSVLLFAESLRLMS; this is encoded by the coding sequence ATGGATGATCTTGTGACCATCCTCATCCGCCTTGCAATCGTTGGTACCATGGTGATCGGCGGTTCGCTGTTCGCCTTTTCCACGTTCATCATGGCAGCGTTGAAACGATTGTCGGATGCGGAGGGCATCCGCGCTATGCAGCAGATCAACAAGACAGTGTTTACCCCGTGGTTCATGGTACCGTTCTTCGGCACGGCGTTGCTGTCGCTCTGTGCAGTGGCTTTTGCGCTGATGAATACGGATCAGACGTGGTGGCTCCAACTGCTTGGTGCGGGGCTCCTGTATGCGGTCGGCTTGTTCCTTGTGACCGTCGTCGGGAACGTCCCGTTGAATGAGAAGCTCGCGCGGATGGATGCCGATCAGAGTGAGACGGCCCAGTTCTGGCAGGGCTACTTGGTTGTCTGGACCCGTTGGAATCATTTGCGCAGTGTGGCATCGATCGGATCCGTTCTGCTGTTCGCGGAATCACTCCGGCTCATGAGTTAA
- a CDS encoding C1 family peptidase yields MAHAAEPGYVGLGWLPDVPDARDHSKEELDQELKSQLGRKASGKAVSKAMAALRMRGSDGSNGSGGSGAAVTAPPWIDLRLSGWLSPIEDQESLGSCTANAVVSMLEAVRRRLTGEHEDLSRLFLYKITRKLLGWDGDTGAFIRETIKATRTHGVPPEERWPYVISRFDEEPDAFLYSFAANYKATLYARLDLYSNTAWQNLDALRSTLAEGNPVAFGFPVYDSINRPINWQGEVPYPQPGDKQVGGHAVLAVGYDDKIKIAGSKLDDSKGAIIFQNSWGEEWGDDGFGYLPYDYFLEGLAMDLWTVTSAEWIDTSKFA; encoded by the coding sequence ATGGCGCACGCTGCGGAACCCGGGTACGTCGGGCTAGGCTGGCTCCCAGATGTGCCGGATGCCCGCGATCATTCCAAAGAAGAACTTGACCAGGAACTGAAGAGCCAACTCGGTCGGAAAGCATCCGGCAAGGCGGTGAGCAAGGCGATGGCGGCGCTGAGGATGCGTGGCTCGGATGGCTCGAATGGTTCGGGTGGCTCGGGTGCGGCAGTCACGGCCCCTCCGTGGATCGATCTCCGACTGTCTGGATGGCTCTCGCCGATCGAGGATCAGGAGTCACTTGGTTCATGCACTGCGAACGCGGTCGTGAGCATGCTGGAAGCTGTCCGAAGGCGGCTGACCGGCGAGCATGAGGACCTCTCCCGACTGTTCCTCTACAAAATCACCCGCAAGCTCTTGGGATGGGATGGCGACACGGGCGCTTTTATCAGGGAGACGATCAAGGCGACCCGCACTCACGGTGTTCCTCCCGAGGAGCGCTGGCCATACGTCATTTCCAGATTCGATGAGGAGCCCGACGCCTTCCTCTACTCCTTTGCCGCGAACTACAAGGCGACGCTCTATGCCCGTCTGGATTTGTACAGCAACACCGCGTGGCAAAACCTGGACGCGCTCCGTTCCACCTTGGCCGAAGGTAATCCCGTCGCATTCGGTTTCCCCGTGTACGACAGTATCAATCGCCCCATCAACTGGCAGGGCGAAGTGCCCTATCCTCAACCCGGCGACAAGCAGGTGGGCGGCCACGCTGTGCTCGCGGTCGGCTACGACGACAAGATCAAGATAGCTGGTAGTAAACTCGACGACTCCAAAGGAGCGATCATCTTCCAAAACTCGTGGGGCGAAGAGTGGGGCGATGATGGCTTTGGGTACCTCCCCTATGACTATTTCTTGGAAGGGCTTGCGATGGACCTGTGGACCGTCACGAGCGCCGAGTGGATCGACACTTCCAAGTTCGCATGA
- a CDS encoding sulfite exporter TauE/SafE family protein yields MKIEAKSRAWDGLLELFTGLALGLAIGALTGLSITSVVGQVVIGLIALIAAFLGLVPTSDGPTSLQLVRGLPRLRTIGLSVGILAGASAGIWARTHQVLAPSLADQAQEWRNVGVPKDEIWRLVVMEKFGTLHTENLNSQGSKPGILSGVLFDGEASVVLWALDPDDPANDSAVDWLNRMAQARNPAWRNAAEQLRKLEGDHVALRTALTAVWIAMRENYQQNETRDGDS; encoded by the coding sequence GTGAAAATAGAAGCCAAGTCTCGCGCTTGGGATGGTTTGCTTGAGCTGTTTACTGGCCTTGCCCTAGGCCTTGCAATCGGTGCCTTAACCGGTCTCTCCATCACTTCCGTAGTTGGACAGGTAGTAATCGGGTTGATTGCGTTGATCGCTGCGTTTCTTGGACTTGTTCCCACATCTGATGGTCCAACATCTTTACAATTAGTACGTGGTTTACCTCGACTACGAACTATTGGGCTGAGCGTTGGCATACTTGCAGGGGCATCTGCTGGAATATGGGCCCGTACTCATCAGGTGCTTGCTCCGAGCCTCGCTGACCAAGCTCAAGAATGGAGAAATGTCGGAGTACCCAAAGACGAAATATGGCGGCTTGTGGTGATGGAGAAATTTGGAACACTTCATACAGAAAACTTAAACTCTCAAGGTTCTAAACCCGGCATACTGAGCGGTGTTCTCTTCGATGGCGAAGCGAGTGTGGTTCTCTGGGCTCTCGATCCGGATGATCCTGCAAACGACAGTGCAGTCGATTGGTTAAATAGGATGGCACAGGCGCGGAATCCCGCATGGCGGAACGCCGCAGAACAATTGAGAAAACTCGAAGGTGATCACGTCGCCCTTCGCACAGCACTTACCGCTGTTTGGATTGCAATGAGAGAAAATTATCAGCAGAACGAAACACGAGACGGAGATTCGTAA
- a CDS encoding trypsin-like peptidase domain-containing protein, with translation MTRLQSAYLIVVFLILTLSPLVHAQDSPLSRCKTQAAAKSVVRILAHWPGHENPIPGTGFVWGERGQIVTALHLVVGADEVIIEFDGSNRIVKEPSHSLLDADLALFTIDNAPEIPPLLHRSGNTNSETAVMIGHGYDRSIWSDVAMRIRATDNLQLRHILGGQARDEIRELGFPSLRVPVIDLEGNAVPGNSGAPVLDAEGYVIGVIQGGLEAGSTGYTWAVPASKLEELKTSKHRRVLGSSQTPEVFFGDFNFGDTRRAKQFRIQADRDAQNLLVYIGTRDLRQLRATADDQLGLAQLEAIFRQTGRQIHSDAEFDLYADQSSGARVVVPAGVDLEIDKDRIEYQRHNGDLLARIRITQVGSTNEAQQQSLSVEQWISSHVNVSNEGWRGDPNWSNISACTYPNGSVVRRVAYVRHWGLRMTGYAFATYAHKADQFLDAVALQIPNPESEIDQYSFDREWVEMMIATHLTSYSH, from the coding sequence ATGACACGACTGCAAAGCGCGTACTTAATAGTAGTGTTTCTAATACTAACGCTATCACCATTGGTGCATGCCCAAGATTCACCTCTATCACGTTGTAAAACCCAAGCTGCTGCTAAATCAGTAGTAAGAATCTTGGCGCATTGGCCTGGTCACGAGAATCCAATTCCAGGCACCGGCTTTGTCTGGGGCGAACGAGGCCAAATTGTAACTGCTCTCCATCTGGTGGTTGGTGCTGATGAAGTAATCATCGAGTTTGATGGCAGTAACCGGATCGTGAAAGAGCCTTCTCACAGCCTCCTAGATGCTGATCTCGCACTATTTACAATCGATAACGCACCAGAGATACCCCCACTGCTACACCGAAGTGGAAACACCAATTCGGAGACTGCAGTCATGATCGGGCATGGATACGACCGCTCAATCTGGAGTGATGTTGCAATGCGCATCCGAGCCACAGACAACCTTCAACTCCGCCACATACTCGGCGGACAGGCTCGTGACGAGATACGTGAACTCGGATTCCCGAGCCTGAGAGTTCCCGTGATCGATCTTGAAGGCAACGCCGTCCCTGGAAACTCAGGCGCCCCTGTATTAGATGCTGAAGGATACGTGATCGGAGTAATCCAAGGCGGACTCGAAGCGGGTTCGACAGGATATACTTGGGCGGTACCTGCATCGAAACTCGAAGAGCTTAAAACGAGCAAGCATCGCCGAGTACTTGGAAGCAGCCAAACACCTGAAGTGTTCTTCGGTGATTTTAACTTTGGCGATACCCGTCGTGCAAAACAATTCCGGATACAAGCAGATCGAGACGCTCAGAACTTGCTCGTGTATATCGGTACGAGAGATCTCCGCCAGTTGCGTGCTACAGCTGACGACCAACTCGGTTTGGCACAACTTGAAGCCATCTTTCGCCAGACCGGACGACAGATTCATAGTGATGCTGAGTTTGATTTGTACGCTGATCAGTCGTCTGGCGCGAGAGTCGTTGTTCCAGCAGGAGTTGATCTTGAAATTGATAAAGATCGGATCGAGTACCAGCGGCACAATGGTGATCTCTTAGCTCGAATTAGGATAACCCAAGTAGGCTCAACCAACGAAGCCCAGCAGCAATCACTCAGCGTAGAACAGTGGATTTCATCGCATGTAAATGTTTCAAATGAAGGGTGGCGTGGTGATCCTAATTGGTCAAATATCTCAGCGTGCACTTATCCAAATGGTAGCGTAGTCAGACGAGTTGCGTATGTGCGGCATTGGGGTCTACGCATGACCGGTTATGCATTTGCAACTTATGCGCATAAGGCTGATCAGTTTCTTGATGCTGTTGCCTTGCAGATTCCTAATCCAGAATCCGAGATTGATCAGTACTCTTTTGATCGCGAATGGGTTGAGATGATGATTGCGACCCATCTCACGAGTTACTCACACTAG
- a CDS encoding nitrate- and nitrite sensing domain-containing protein, translating to MSQIDDVVVLCDLVGSAIHESQKERGMTAGFIGSGGKSFASDIDDQRNKVDGAYDALRGGYAEIGRDNLPEVFTTHVDAMLHDAEGLNTIRSRVTSLSIPAPDAIGYFSSMIGNGLNAVARTSSVTTDSWMTEAITSHCALLEMKERAGVERAVLSGAFAADEFRPGMYEKWLTIRAGLSAYESEFRERADALLNSMLDSDDSKAMFAEVDSFRFSAREHAHSGGFGMV from the coding sequence ATGTCACAGATTGATGACGTAGTAGTACTCTGCGACCTTGTTGGTTCTGCCATTCATGAATCCCAAAAAGAGCGCGGGATGACCGCTGGATTTATTGGATCCGGTGGCAAGAGTTTCGCATCTGACATCGACGATCAACGGAACAAGGTCGATGGCGCATACGACGCGCTTCGAGGTGGATATGCCGAGATTGGACGTGACAATCTGCCCGAGGTATTCACGACGCACGTTGACGCGATGCTCCATGACGCAGAAGGGTTGAATACGATTCGTTCTCGTGTGACGTCACTGTCCATCCCCGCACCGGATGCGATCGGATATTTCTCAAGCATGATCGGCAATGGTCTAAACGCGGTCGCGAGAACGAGTTCCGTGACGACCGACAGTTGGATGACTGAAGCAATAACCTCGCACTGCGCACTGTTGGAGATGAAGGAGCGTGCCGGTGTGGAGCGTGCAGTACTCAGCGGAGCATTCGCGGCGGACGAGTTTCGCCCGGGGATGTACGAGAAGTGGCTTACTATCCGAGCTGGTTTGAGCGCATATGAGAGCGAGTTTCGCGAGCGTGCTGACGCATTGCTCAACTCGATGCTCGACTCGGACGACTCAAAGGCAATGTTTGCCGAAGTGGATTCATTCCGATTCAGTGCGCGCGAGCACGCGCACTCGGGCGGTTTCGGCATGGTGTAG
- a CDS encoding PAS domain-containing protein yields MTAELVRLKQENDSLRKTVAVLTERVEAVFSSPSNLHDTFTQSILLQQIVERRTTELEKITQSVRTEAEYRRKAEESMRQERRLLQSVLSHIPYLVSWKDKSCVFQGCNAPFAQSIGIASSNDVVGLTNADVLLLSKSHSSRDDIEQRVIETGIAEVDFEEQSSNSESQCTTLLTSIVPMRDENGDITGTLTISADITERKRLENQLVQAQKLESIGQLAAGIAHEINTPAQYVGDNIRFIQGEFSNLLDVIDKYAAQLDRSGNSRSWEDRSNDIRQTLEELDYEFLREEIPNALDQSIEGVSRIAHIVRAMKDFSHPGSASKVPSDLNKAIESTTTVCSNRWKYVADLALELDPNLPPVPCLLSEFNQVMLNLIVNAADAIETNRQHELEKGSITIRSKLDGGSAVIEVTDTGGGMPEEVQCRIFDPFFTTKKVGKGTGQGLAISRDVIVEKHGGQLECRVQPKIGTTFCIRLPLTSSHKDAA; encoded by the coding sequence ATGACTGCAGAGCTCGTTCGACTGAAGCAGGAGAATGATTCACTCCGGAAAACCGTTGCTGTGCTCACAGAACGGGTTGAAGCAGTGTTTTCGTCACCATCGAACCTGCACGACACGTTCACTCAGAGTATTCTTCTCCAACAGATTGTAGAGCGAAGAACGACCGAGTTAGAAAAGATCACACAAAGCGTTCGAACCGAAGCAGAGTATAGGCGCAAAGCAGAAGAGTCGATGCGACAGGAGAGGCGACTTCTGCAAAGTGTGCTCTCTCATATTCCGTATCTGGTATCCTGGAAAGATAAATCGTGTGTGTTTCAAGGATGCAATGCACCCTTTGCTCAAAGTATTGGGATAGCATCGTCGAACGACGTTGTGGGTCTTACCAATGCAGATGTTCTATTGCTGTCGAAGAGCCATTCAAGCAGGGACGACATTGAACAACGAGTTATTGAAACTGGCATTGCAGAAGTTGACTTTGAAGAACAATCCAGCAACTCTGAGAGTCAATGCACAACATTGCTCACGAGCATCGTGCCAATGCGTGATGAAAATGGCGACATCACTGGCACTTTGACGATTTCGGCAGATATTACGGAGAGAAAGAGACTAGAAAATCAACTGGTCCAAGCACAAAAGCTGGAATCAATTGGACAGCTTGCCGCAGGTATTGCACATGAGATCAATACACCGGCTCAGTATGTCGGTGACAACATTCGGTTTATCCAAGGCGAGTTCAGCAATCTCCTTGATGTGATTGACAAATATGCCGCACAACTTGATCGTAGCGGTAACTCTCGTAGTTGGGAAGATCGGTCGAATGATATCCGCCAAACACTTGAAGAGCTGGACTATGAGTTTCTTCGCGAAGAGATCCCAAACGCATTGGACCAATCAATTGAAGGAGTGAGCCGTATTGCTCATATTGTCAGGGCAATGAAGGATTTTTCACATCCTGGTTCGGCATCAAAGGTGCCATCTGACCTTAATAAGGCGATAGAATCAACAACCACGGTATGTAGCAACCGATGGAAGTATGTTGCAGATCTTGCACTTGAACTCGATCCGAATCTGCCTCCTGTGCCGTGCTTGCTCAGTGAGTTCAACCAGGTCATGCTCAATCTTATTGTGAATGCTGCCGATGCGATCGAAACCAATCGCCAACACGAACTGGAGAAAGGCAGCATTACAATCAGATCCAAGCTTGACGGGGGCAGTGCTGTCATAGAAGTTACTGACACGGGCGGTGGTATGCCAGAAGAAGTGCAATGCAGAATCTTCGATCCGTTCTTCACTACCAAGAAAGTCGGGAAGGGGACTGGACAGGGCCTTGCAATTAGTAGAGACGTGATCGTTGAAAAACATGGAGGTCAACTTGAATGCCGTGTCCAGCCAAAGATTGGTACTACATTCTGTATTCGTTTGCCGCTAACGAGTTCACATAAGGACGCTGCGTAG